CGGCTCCGTTCCCGCGTTGTTACTTGAGTTTCATAGTTTTTCTCCTTTGCGTCGGTAACGTTTGCGAGTACTGGCGAGTAGTGCTGAGCCggcaattattattattattattattagaagtCAGTAAcgtttatatatttcattttgaatGTCCAGAAATACATTAGGAAAGTTATTTGCAAATGAATGAGATGTGCTTCTCTCCTAATGACCTCATTGATCTCGTTTAAATTCTTGGGATGATTATTAGTTaacatggaagaagagaaatgatctcgaatttaaacatgattccacgcatttaattaaaataataaacctGAAAACAAATTAGGCCGACCATCTCTATGTTTGAAAACGTAAAAgaggaaataatatttatagttataaggTGAATAAactctactctttttaaaatatgcgTGATTTACATATCCTAAAATGAACCCAACACATGTAAAAGTCGACAAACATTGCTTGTATTCAATGAGCCTCATTGCAACTCACATGCATAAGTTTCCCAATTAAACAGGATGGCTGGCTACTTCAACAATCCAAAACCaattaaatattagtattagagaATGCTACGAATAGTTACGGAGTTTGGAAGTGTCGcgtaattgttttaaaaaagagtagagtctattattaaaaaattaatttttttatgtagatcttatatttacttattttttttaaaaaaattacacggtatttatacactttacaattgtaaatataatttcttttacttcGTTTAGTTTTCAAACTCAGCTAAACTTAACtgaattcaatctaattttaaactaaatttaacattcaaatactcaattctcaaattattaaactcattttaactcaaaacttTATTACACGTTAAActtacaacatttttcaatttaaaatatctttatacgcaggatccacaacctttttcaaattttttaaaaaaaatattaaactcatcttaacattcaaatatattttaaattcagtttatATGGATCCTACATAACTTTTTATACTActcaacttatttatatttataaaaaattcaactcagttGAGAATAACTCAACATTTAAAAGCAATCTTATTGTTGATATCTAAGTCGAGGTTACCCTGTTTACTTCATTATGTTTAGAATCGGATCTACTTGAAAAGGAAGCTCTTTGGTAATTACAAGAACCTCCATTAATGTtcattcattaaaataacaGCACGAACGAACCTCCCAACTGTTCATGATCTTcctttattgtatatatttcaTCCGAAACATGCATGACGTCAATTGGTTGGTTTGGTGCCCGTGACAACACATGTTTGCTTGTAGGCCCTCTTCTGATAACATCCTTTCAACCGCAACCGTTCGGGTGTACTGCAATCTGATCACCAGAATGTGTTTTCGTACaacttttgtcttttttaaccAATCGAAGCTGTCAAACACCAGCAAGTAGCAACTCAATAAAGGTACGGAGCTCCTGCAGTCTTTttagagaaataaatttattttaaaactattagaaaattttataatttaaggcATGAcagtaaataaatcaatatataactttatttttataagatttatttataaactaaatatttatcttttggcTATATAATTCACATCAAGATGGTAGTAAATAGTGGTTAACTAATTCGATTGTTTGCATCAATTGATTCCcaacaaacataaataaatatacaaagcTGACGATGGGTGGAAGTGGAACTCTACTTATAAGTTTATACGTGCATACAAATAACGGGAAGAGGAAGCTGGAGAAGGTGTAAATATAGGCTATAGcttaatttttgttgtttgtcaTTTGTGCCGTCCAACACGCGTTTGTGAAACATCGGCACGACCACTTTAATGCACGCACGAGAATCTCTCTCTTTTGAAATAGTCACCCACtaagagagaaaaacaaaaaagaagaaaggggaACCTTAATAGATATACAATTTAGGAATTAAGACACAtaggaaaaggggaaaaaatagtCAAAAGATGTTAGGATTACTCTAGCGGTTATATAAAAGTAAGGAAAAAGCTTCTATGCCCCTACGTTTGACCGTCCTAGTTGGTTGTtggtcaatttttattttttatttatttttatttaatgattaaagaagtgatttaaaatattagtgtattttttaattttttttaaatatttaaatatattagaaaaatgtgaaaagaaaataagaaaaaaacaaaatacttggGCGGCATAGTGGCtttactctaaaaataatttcacaaactaatgtggcttaatatattttgttaaattgtcaatttgtgagattacttttacaTAATCTTTTTGTAGTTGTAGCTGTAACACAGAGATTACTCTTTATCATTTAAAGGAAGGAAACATTATATTGAAACAAGGATAAGAGTGTCTTTCTCTCCATTTCGTCCTTGTTTATGTGCAAAGATAGGAGGGAGACGGGATGTTTGGaagtaattttcatctcatcttatctcatttatttcTCAAACATCAATCAAGTATAAAcacttttaaactaattattacaactttttcaaactaattattataattttttcaaattttcaaataaaaaattatttaactttttcaaatcataataataaaaattatattataataatattgtaacttgataatattttttttttaacttttttctttcttctcaaaACCCGAACATGCGTTAACTTGATAAGTATCAAAGGTTTCCTGGATCTGGTTTCCGGGGATCCAAATAGTGAAAGTGACTGAAAGCAAAGGAGTTGGACTATGTCAGACTGTCAGTCTTGAGGTCaagtgatataatattatttgtgcaattttttcaaactattaaATGTGGTGCTTCCATGTAGTTGGTTGTTTGGTTGTGTTTATTAGGCCGGCACTTTTGTACGTTCGTTTTATAATAGATGCAAGCAGGTGGAAAAGTGCACATTCTGATTCCGTAATTTGTACAATGAAACATAACAAATACCGAACAGCTTGGTAGGCCATGGATGCCTGGGTAAACCAATATCTGTTAAGCCCATATTTCCTTCATCTTTTGcaatttctttcttgtttttcctcttcGTTGAGTGCTAGCCCGATGACCAGACCATCCGCCCGTCTAATCTACTGGTCAAAACAAAGCCTGCCATGTGCAATAATTGTTTGAACGCATCAAGTCGGGAACAGCACGGAATGTCAGGTTTCCTTAGTTGTCACTATCGTTTCATCCAAACAGTGGGAATCCTCCGTCACAAAGCCCCATTAAGCAAGATCCCCTACCTGTAAGGTAGTAGAGATACATAGAGGAGAACATGCCTCGCATTATGCTCGGTCTCCTAAACAAACCCTTTGGTAATTACGTTATTTCCAGAGTGCAGGCCAAAACTGAAGATGGAGTGAATTCACTAacatgttaattaaaaaaaagtgcaacAAAATACCTgataacaaaacatttcagaCAGTTGATAACTACgtaaaatcatttcaaattaatttttggtttAAAGGGCAGAACACAACATAATTCCTTACATGGAGGCGACAACATATTGCTTTTTGTATATGCTTCGACTTCTGAGGTAAAATCTTTACAGCTTCGGATCTTTAATTAAAAGCCAACACACTTTTAGTATAACCATCCTTTATCATCTGCACTGTCCACGTAAAGATAGCAGTAGTAACCTGCATTTTCCACATCTATATGGATGATCTAACCACACCTCTCTTTCGCAGTACGATTGATCTTTAAATTCTGCAATAAAGATCACTTGCATTGCTAGCAATGGTGGCATACACAAGATGCCTGTTATCCAAATTATGTCCTCCCATGGGATTGGAATCACAACCCAATGGTTCCCCCACCCATAACAACAAGGTATTGGTGAATTTCCTGGCAACACTTTGAAGCTGACGCTTTCTTAATCAGCTGGTTCTTTAACTTATCCCACCCAGTAACTTCAGATCGCTTTGTTTTAGTTCAATGTGCTTCCCTAACCTGAAAACACCAAGACAATGTTTAGCTTGGTAACCACCGGAAGTTAAAGTgtgttatatatgagaattttaagtcATATCTAATTTAGTGGAAGTTATCATTTTGAGAAATTACCCGAGATCTGATGGAAGTCTGAAGCCACCTATTCTTACCCGCTTTAATGAATGGATCTGTAACAAGAAATATAAGCAGAGAAGGTAAAATAACAGAAACACAAACCACCAAAAATGCCCCATcatcttgaagaaagaaaaaaaaaaaaatcttttcccCTATTTTATGCATATGAGGAAAGAACAACTCTACTTTACCATACTATAAAGATGTATATAATCTCAAAAACCCAACAGAATTATGCTCTTAGGCTAAACAAttgaaagaacaaaaagagGCGACCTTAAATATATCATTTAGATtgatattatcattaaaattacGACCAAAGACaattttggaaaaggaaaatgttCTCATAAATAAACCAAAGTTGACCTCAAGTCCGGCACTTTTCACGAGCTCTCGAACTTCATGTTTCCTCCCATCATGAACCTGTAGGGTTCCAAGATGAACAAATGAAAGTTCGCTACTACAAGAAATACAGCCGCAAACCTAACTGACCAAGAGTAACACAAAGAAAGCAGCAACTTGTCTTGGATTATGGATATTAGAAAGTTCTAAAAAAATTGGAATAGATAATGGGTACCACAATGCGAAGACGAGGCCTTGATATATCTGTTTGTCGCGGTAGTAACTCAACTGAATCTGGAGTGCAATGGATACCCTCAATCACTGTCCCCTCACTGATCGCAAATAAGTGCCTCCTAGTGACAATGCCATCTATTGCTGCAATATATCTGCAAGATGTCATGTTATATGTCATCAGAATATGCATGAAAGAAAGTTACATTATTCACATCCAACAGTAAAGTGTTGAGACGGCAGAAAATGAATAAAGGACATTAGCATGTCCGAGCACTTACTCCTTCGTTAAGTTAGATGAAGGATGTGAAAGTCTCTGAGCACAATCTCCTGAAAACAAGCAACATTGGATATGGCTTTAGATGAATCCATTCTCAATATCTCAATatgtagtgatagggttactacccttttactatccatttactacttatagtgtatttatttttttatcattttcttttaagtatttttttcacatccttaatcattaagaaaaaaattaaaaaatatataagtttactaatattcacttccttgaccattaagtaaaataaaaaattaaaaaaaatcaaatacaaaaaaagtagtaaataagtagtaggagggtagtaagcctatcattttccttccgGTATATATTTTGAGAAACCCAAGAAAACATCTTTTTAAGGCAGTTGCAGGCATAGAAATTTACGTACCATCATTGGTCACAATAATCAACCCAGTAGTGGCAACATCAAGGCGACCTACAGTGAATAATCGTGGTTTGGGTAGTCCTGGATACTTTTTACCCTGCAAATGAggactattttttcattaattttgtaaattatattattgcAAACTATGAAGCCTTCCGTTAGCTTGCCCACATTAGTTCtgttttctctttaatttcatacttctgaaaacaaaatcaacaaccagAAAACATTATGTATAAAGTGGCCACCAGCCCATACCCAACTCTTCAAATATTCGTCAAATAGACACAACACGGATTTAGACTCTACATCACCAGATGAGCAGATGTACCTGTCATTATGTTACTAAAATTAGTTTTACATATACGCATCACAGAAAGAGCTCAGGCTATAAAATGATCTCAAACATTCAAGTAGTGCATCAGAACAGTTACAAACCCTTTTGGTTTGTTCAGGGCAAAATACACCTTTGGAGGCTGCTTCTTAGGGAGGCGGTTCCCATTGACATAAATTACATCCCTTGCAGGATCAACTCGCGTCTGCAAATGAACAGGagcaacaaaatataataaaaatacaaaggaATGACTAATTTTGAAACGAACAACACCAACAACCACAAATGTTGTCTTTTATGTTTTCGTACGAGCCAGTTTTAGTCccaaagggaggaggaaggagagATTAGAACTAGTGATCCTGCTTTGCATTGCTGAACCGTGGTCCCAGCTGATTCAGATTATTAAACACCCTCGGTGCAGTAATTTCAACAACATTTAGAAACACGAAGTTGTATGAAACAGGAAGTTATTCTAACCTGAGGAGCCTTGCACACAGAACCATTAACAGTAACCTTTCCTTCAAATATAAGCTCTTCGCTATTCCGCCTCGACGCCACTGATGAAATTATCACGTacaaaaaaagaacaacaaataaGCTGttgacaattttttaacttgtgcaacaaaagtatatatttgagatgacAAGCAAATGAACAAATTACCTCCCGTAGCGGCGAGAACCTTGCTGAGGCGCTGCTCAGGCTTTTTGAAATTCTCGTTAAAGAACCTTCTGGCGGCCTTGGAATACTTCGGCTCCAGGCTAACTTTATCAGGGCTCTTAtccttcttcttattcttcttcttttcggTCTCGGCATTGGCCATGGCGTGGAGAAGACGGGCGGGAGGGTGCATCTGGAGCTTGAGGTTTCCATCCTCGCCGCGGACAATCCACGGAATGATCAGCTGATCGCTGGAGAGGTCGTCGGGGTCCAAAAGCTGGTCAGACACGGggggcttgggcttgggtttagGGGGCGCGAAGGAGATGTTGAATTGTAGGGAAGATGTggaaggggaagaagaagaagaagaggaagaggagagcGAGGAGCGTGAACAGTTTATGATGCGAGGAAATGAACGGAAGGGtctgagggagagagagggattggAGAAGAGCGAGAACGAGAGATGGTGTAGGGTGGAGAATGAGGCCATTACTGTTGCCATTTGCTGAAAGATAGGGGTTTTGGACTTCATCGGATTCGAGGGGTTTCTTTTTCTACTCTCTGTGTCGCAAGAATCAAATGAGAGGCTTCCACGACATGTTCTTTGGTTGACATAAACTACAAGTCGTTTGTTTTAACGACGAGAACTACAAGccaatgagttgaaatggtaaATATGGTTCATCACAGGAGTAGGGTGATACACGCATGGTGCGAGATAGGGGTTTTGCAACCTTGCCCCGGTGCCAGGCGGTAGGATCAAAACCACCTCCAGCTTAAGCCACAATCTATtgaattcaaaaattattttttgtctaaaaaaaatttttagactcgaattataatataat
Above is a genomic segment from Juglans microcarpa x Juglans regia isolate MS1-56 chromosome 1D, Jm3101_v1.0, whole genome shotgun sequence containing:
- the LOC121263663 gene encoding putative ribosomal large subunit pseudouridine synthase SVR1, chloroplastic isoform X1; translated protein: MKSKTPIFQQMATVMASFSTLHHLSFSLFSNPSLSLRPFRSFPRIINCSRSSLSSSSSSSSSPSTSSLQFNISFAPPKPKPKPPVSDQLLDPDDLSSDQLIIPWIVRGEDGNLKLQMHPPARLLHAMANAETEKKKNKKKDKSPDKVSLEPKYSKAARRFFNENFKKPEQRLSKVLAATGVASRRNSEELIFEGKVTVNGSVCKAPQTRVDPARDVIYVNGNRLPKKQPPKVYFALNKPKGYICSSGDVESKSVLCLFDEYLKSWGKKYPGLPKPRLFTVGRLDVATTGLIIVTNDGDCAQRLSHPSSNLTKEYIAAIDGIVTRRHLFAISEGTVIEGIHCTPDSVELLPRQTDISRPRLRIVVHDGRKHEVRELVKSAGLEIHSLKRVRIGGFRLPSDLGLGKHIELKQSDLKLLGGIS
- the LOC121263663 gene encoding putative ribosomal large subunit pseudouridine synthase SVR1, chloroplastic isoform X2, which codes for MKSKTPIFQQMATVMASFSTLHHLSFSLFSNPSLSLRPFRSFPRIINCSRSSLSSSSSSSSSPSTSSLQFNISFAPPKPKPKPPVSDQLLDPDDLSSDQLIIPWIVRGEDGNLKLQMHPPARLLHAMANAETEKKKNKKKDKSPDKVSLEPKYSKAARRFFNENFKKPEQRLSKVLAATGVASRRNSEELIFEGKVTVNGSVCKAPQTRVDPARDVIYVNGNRLPKKQPPKVYFALNKPKGYICSSGDVESKSVLCLFDEYLKSWGKKYPGLPKPRLFTVGRLDVATTGLIIVTNDGDCAQRLSHPSSNLTKEYIAAIDGIVTRRHLFAISEGTVIEGIHCTPDSVELLPRQTDISRPRLRIVVHDGRKHEVRELVKSAGLEIHSLKRVRIGGFRLPSDLG